From Nymphaea colorata isolate Beijing-Zhang1983 chromosome 6, ASM883128v2, whole genome shotgun sequence, a single genomic window includes:
- the LOC116256339 gene encoding AAA-ATPase At3g28580-like, which produces MESQLWMTWGSVLVSLFACLATTAKDFLPYTIRSFLMRRWRTVVEVFNPYVDIRIDELSGEWLRYSLAYGSIETYLANTSSTRARKLKGRMDKDSHNLILSMDEYEEVTDDFHGVTVWWTSGKSMNRSQSFSFYPSPDEKRFYKLSFHKRHRKLVVDSYMKHVVEEAKVIEARNRRRKLYTNNPKMDDHSYRTKLWSHVPFEHPATFETVAMDANKKNKIIKDLDFFKNSKEYYRRIGKAWKRGYLLYGPPGTGKSTMIAAMANYMDYDVYDLELTSVKDNTELRKLMIETSSKSIIVIEDIDCSLDLTGSRKKKEEEEEEEEKQEKKKGVGGRLSRGKDESRVTLSGLLNFIDGLWSACGGERLIIFTTNHIEKLDPALIRTGRMDRHIEMSYCCYEGFKVLAKNYLGLEWHELFKEVRRLFEVDQVQVAPADVAERLMAEALDEKEEENRTCLRNLIEFMEKAKEEKMKKETAGEGDRGKNTEEEDGASVSESDHKD; this is translated from the coding sequence ATGGAGAGCCAGTTATGGATGACCTGGGGATCCGTTTTAGTCTCACTATTCGCGTGCCTGGCAACCACTGCGAAAGACTTCCTCCCCTATACCATCCGGAGCTTCCTGATGAGGAGATGGCGGACGGTGGTGGAGGTGTTCAACCCGTATGTCGACATCCGGATCGACGAGCTCAGCGGCGAGTGGCTGAGGTACAGCTTGGCCTATGGCTCAATCGAGACGTACCTGGCAAATACCTCGTCGACGCGAGCAAGGAAGCTGAAGGGGAGGATGGACAAGGACTCCCACAACCTGATCCTCAGCATGGACGAGTATGAGGAGGTGACCGACGACTTCCATGGCGTCACCGTCTGGTGGACCTCCGGCAAGTCCATGAACCGGTCTCAGTCCTTTTCCTTTTACCCCTCGCCGGACGAGAAGCGATTCTACAAACTATCCTTCCACAAGCGCCACCGGAAACTCGTCGTCGATTCGTACATGAAACACGTCGTGGAAGAGGCGAAGGTGATCGAGGCCCGGAACCGACGCCGGAAACTTTACACCAACAACCCTAAAATGGACGACCACAGCTACCGAACGAAGCTGTGGAGTCATGTTCCTTTCGAGCACCCGGCGACCTTCGAAACGGTTGCCATGGACGCCAAcaagaagaacaagatcatcaAAGACCTGGACTTCTTCAAAAATAGCAAGGAGTACTACCGTCGAATCGGAAAAGCATGGAAACGCGGTTACTTGCTATATGGTCCTCCTGGGACCGGCAAATCGACCATGATCGCAGCCATGGCCAATTATATGGACTATGACGTCTATGATCTCGAACTCACCTCCGTCAAGGACAACACCGAGCTCAGAAAGCTCATGATTGAAACCAGTAGCAAATCGATAATCGTCATAGAAGACATAGATTGCTCTTTGGATCTGACAggcagcaggaagaagaaggaggaggaagaagaggaagaagagaagcaggaaaaaaagaagggtgTCGGTGGGAGGCTTTCAAGAGGTAAAGATGAGAGCAGAGTAACTCTGTCCGGGCTTCTCAACTTCATAGATGGACTGTGGTCTGCTTGTGGAGGCGAGAGACTCATAATTTTCACCACGAATCACATAGAAAAGTTGGACCCTGCGCTTATCAGGACGGGGAGAATGGACAGGCACATAGAGATGTCTTACTGTTGCTATGAAGGGTTCAAGGTCCTAGCCAAGAACTACTTAGGTCTGGAATGGCACGAACTTTTTAAGGAGGTGAGGAGGCTCTTTGAGGTGGACCAGGTTCAGGTGGCACCTGCAGATGTTGCAGAGAGGTTGATGGCAGAAGCTTTGGacgagaaagaagaggagaacAGGACATGCCTCCGCAACTTGATTGAATTCATGGAGAAAGCTAAGgaggagaagatgaagaaggagacGGCTGGTGAAGGAGATCGAGGGAAGAACACTGAAGAGGAGGATGGTGCTTCTGTCAGCGAAAGTGACCACAAAGATTAA